The following coding sequences lie in one Mesorhizobium sp. NZP2298 genomic window:
- the rpoD gene encoding RNA polymerase sigma factor RpoD, whose product MATKEKEEVETEREGATDGPLLDLSDDAVKKMIKAAKKRGYVTMDELNSVLPSEEVTSEQIEDTMAMLSDMGINVVEDDEQGEEAEAGDTAADAEEDANELAEQTGTAVAATTTKKEPTDRTDDPVRMYLREMGSVELLSREGEIAIAKRIEAGRETMIAGLCESPLTFQAIIIWRDELNESKILLREIIDLEATYAGPEAKQAPVVERIEEAPKAEEKPRRGRDDEDDITNVGADTRGIGDDDEEDEDEASLSLAAMEAELRPQVMETLDVIADTYKKLRKLQDQQVENRLAAAGTLSPSQDRRLKELKDQLIKAVKSLSLNTARIEALVEQLYDINKRLVQNEGKLLRLAESYGVRREEFLKEYQGSELDPNWTRSIANLTSRGWKEFTKNEKDAIKDLRAEIQHLATETAISILEFRKIVNQVQKGEREAAIAKKEMVEANLRLVISIAKKYTNRGLQFLDLIQEGNIGLMKAVDKFEYRRGYKFSTYATWWIRQAITRSIADQARTIRIPVHMIETINKIVRTSRQMLHEIGREPTPEELAEKLAMPLEKVRKVLKIAKEPISLETPVGDEEDSHLGDFIEDKMAILPIDAAIQANLRETTTRVLASLTPREERVLRMRFGIGMNTDHTLEEVGQQFSVTRERIRQIEAKALRKLKHPSRSRKLRSFLDS is encoded by the coding sequence ATGGCGACTAAGGAAAAGGAAGAGGTCGAGACCGAACGCGAAGGCGCCACCGATGGCCCTTTGCTCGACCTTTCCGATGATGCTGTCAAGAAGATGATCAAGGCCGCCAAGAAGCGCGGCTATGTCACGATGGACGAGCTGAATTCGGTGCTGCCTTCCGAGGAAGTGACCTCCGAGCAGATCGAGGACACGATGGCAATGCTGTCCGACATGGGCATCAATGTCGTCGAGGATGACGAGCAGGGCGAAGAGGCCGAGGCTGGCGACACCGCGGCGGACGCCGAGGAAGACGCCAACGAACTGGCCGAACAGACCGGTACGGCGGTTGCCGCCACCACCACCAAGAAAGAGCCGACCGACCGCACCGACGATCCCGTGCGCATGTATCTGCGCGAGATGGGTTCGGTGGAGCTTCTGTCGCGCGAGGGCGAGATCGCCATCGCCAAGCGCATCGAGGCCGGCCGCGAGACGATGATCGCGGGCCTGTGCGAGAGCCCGCTGACCTTCCAGGCCATCATCATCTGGCGCGACGAGCTCAACGAATCCAAGATCCTGCTGCGCGAGATCATCGATCTCGAAGCCACCTATGCCGGCCCCGAAGCCAAGCAGGCGCCGGTGGTCGAGCGCATCGAGGAAGCGCCCAAGGCCGAGGAAAAGCCGCGTCGCGGGCGCGACGATGAAGACGACATCACCAATGTCGGCGCCGATACGCGCGGCATCGGGGACGACGACGAGGAAGACGAAGACGAGGCCAGCCTGTCGCTGGCGGCGATGGAAGCGGAACTCCGCCCGCAGGTGATGGAGACGCTCGACGTCATCGCCGACACCTACAAGAAGCTGCGCAAGCTGCAGGACCAGCAGGTCGAGAACCGTCTGGCCGCCGCCGGCACGCTGTCGCCCAGCCAGGACCGCCGGCTGAAGGAGCTGAAGGACCAGCTGATCAAGGCGGTGAAGTCGCTGTCGCTCAACACGGCGCGCATCGAGGCGCTGGTCGAGCAGCTCTACGACATCAACAAGCGCCTGGTGCAGAACGAGGGCAAGCTGTTGCGGCTGGCCGAAAGCTATGGCGTGCGCCGCGAGGAATTCCTGAAGGAATATCAGGGCTCGGAGCTCGACCCGAACTGGACGCGCTCGATCGCTAATCTGACCTCGCGCGGCTGGAAGGAATTCACCAAGAACGAGAAGGATGCGATCAAGGATCTGCGCGCCGAGATCCAGCACCTGGCCACCGAAACGGCGATCTCGATCCTGGAATTCCGCAAGATCGTCAACCAGGTGCAGAAGGGCGAGCGCGAAGCCGCGATCGCCAAGAAGGAAATGGTCGAGGCCAACCTGCGCCTCGTCATCTCCATCGCCAAGAAATACACCAATCGCGGCCTGCAATTCCTCGACCTGATCCAGGAAGGCAATATCGGCCTGATGAAGGCGGTCGACAAATTCGAATACCGCCGCGGCTACAAGTTCTCGACCTACGCGACATGGTGGATCCGGCAGGCGATCACGCGTTCGATCGCCGACCAGGCCCGCACCATCCGCATCCCGGTGCACATGATCGAGACGATCAACAAGATCGTGCGGACCTCGCGCCAGATGCTGCACGAGATCGGCCGCGAGCCGACGCCGGAAGAACTGGCCGAAAAGCTCGCAATGCCGCTCGAAAAAGTGCGCAAGGTCTTGAAGATCGCCAAGGAGCCGATCTCGCTCGAAACGCCGGTCGGCGACGAGGAGGATTCGCATCTGGGCGATTTCATCGAGGACAAGATGGCGATCCTGCCGATCGACGCGGCGATCCAGGCCAATCTGCGCGAGACCACCACGCGCGTTCTGGCCTCGCTGACGCCGCGCGAGGAGCGTGTCCTGCGCATGCGCTTCGGCATCGGCATGAACACCGACCACACGCTGGAAGAAGTCGGCCAGCAGTTCTCGGTCACCCGCGAGCGTATCCGCCAGATCGAAGCCAAGGCGCTGCGCAAGCTCAAGCACCCGAGCAGGTCGCGCAAGCTGCGCAGCTTCCTCGACAGCTGA
- a CDS encoding TauD/TfdA family dioxygenase translates to MRETTDLPPASIEIPAAWAGELMAKHPDRWLVELDPRDVAELELAATSFLAGSRDIGGLTKADFPLPRLAGHLAALREKLIAGIGFEVLRGLPVERYSAAMTATIFCGIGAHLGSARSQNAQGHILGHVRDIGADARDATTRIYQTAERQTFHTDSADVVGLLCLSDAMQGGESLLVSTVTIYNEMRKSRPDLVRLLFDPIATDRRGEIPEGEKPYFEIPVLNWHAGLLTGIYQRQYIDSAQRFPDAMRLSAAHVEALDLFDSLANDPKLNLSMRLRPGDMQFVYNHSLLHDRMGFRDWPEPDKRRHMLRLWLSIPGDRPLPECFRQRYGSIEIGDRGGIIVRGTRLNVPLRPIPGKSENGFPSMQKNEKGRQSAPSIPRGR, encoded by the coding sequence ATGCGCGAGACAACAGACCTGCCACCGGCATCGATCGAAATTCCCGCCGCGTGGGCCGGCGAGCTCATGGCGAAGCATCCCGACCGTTGGCTGGTCGAACTGGACCCTCGCGACGTCGCCGAGCTGGAATTGGCGGCAACCAGCTTTCTCGCCGGCTCTCGGGACATAGGCGGCCTGACCAAGGCCGATTTCCCCTTGCCCCGGCTTGCCGGCCATCTTGCCGCCCTTCGCGAAAAACTGATCGCCGGCATCGGGTTCGAGGTGCTTCGCGGCCTCCCGGTCGAGAGATATTCCGCTGCAATGACGGCAACCATCTTCTGCGGGATTGGCGCGCATCTGGGAAGCGCACGCTCGCAGAATGCCCAGGGCCATATACTCGGCCATGTCCGCGACATCGGCGCCGACGCCAGGGACGCCACGACACGCATCTACCAGACTGCCGAGCGCCAGACGTTTCACACCGATTCCGCCGATGTCGTCGGCCTGCTCTGCCTGAGCGATGCCATGCAAGGCGGCGAGTCCCTGCTGGTCAGCACGGTGACGATCTACAACGAGATGCGCAAAAGCCGGCCTGATCTGGTACGCCTGCTGTTCGATCCGATCGCCACCGACCGGCGCGGCGAGATTCCGGAAGGCGAAAAGCCCTACTTCGAAATCCCGGTCCTCAACTGGCATGCGGGACTGCTGACCGGCATCTATCAGCGCCAGTACATCGACAGCGCGCAGCGCTTCCCCGATGCCATGCGGCTGAGCGCCGCCCATGTCGAAGCGCTGGATCTCTTCGACAGCCTTGCCAACGATCCGAAGCTGAACCTGTCGATGCGGCTTCGGCCCGGCGACATGCAGTTCGTCTACAATCATTCGCTGCTTCACGACCGCATGGGGTTTCGCGACTGGCCGGAACCCGACAAGCGGCGCCACATGCTGCGCCTGTGGTTGTCAATTCCCGGCGACCGCCCGCTGCCCGAATGCTTCAGGCAGCGTTATGGCTCGATCGAGATCGGCGACCGGGGCGGCATCATCGTCAGGGGGACGCGGCTGAACGTGCCGTTGAGACCAATTCCCGGCAAGTCTGAAAACGGCTTTCCGTCGATGCAGAAAAACGAAAAAGGGCGCCAATCGGCGCCCTCAATTCCTCGCGGCAGATAA
- a CDS encoding GYD domain-containing protein produces MTSYIVLMNWTEQGARNVRDSPKRLDAARKQLGDMGGSFKSFYLTMGEYDMVAVVEAPDDAVLARFSLMLAASGNIRTRTLKAFPEFAYREIITSLG; encoded by the coding sequence ATGACAAGCTACATCGTGCTGATGAACTGGACGGAGCAGGGCGCCAGAAACGTGCGCGATTCACCCAAGCGGCTCGACGCCGCCAGGAAGCAGTTGGGAGATATGGGCGGCTCGTTCAAGTCGTTCTATCTGACCATGGGCGAATACGACATGGTGGCAGTGGTCGAAGCCCCCGACGACGCGGTGCTCGCGCGTTTCTCGCTGATGCTGGCGGCGAGCGGTAATATCCGGACGCGAACGCTCAAGGCCTTCCCCGAATTCGCTTATCGCGAGATCATCACTTCGCTCGGATAG
- a CDS encoding putative hemolysin gives MNNFSILAVALALISSMPIDVGAAAQKPVGMANPASVHCSEIGGRFMVRKDKAGNEYGFCRLPNGRLCEEWALFRDNKCIGPKAAMRRK, from the coding sequence ATGAACAATTTTTCGATACTGGCCGTCGCCCTTGCCTTGATATCATCCATGCCGATCGACGTCGGCGCCGCCGCGCAAAAACCTGTCGGCATGGCCAATCCGGCATCGGTCCATTGCAGCGAGATCGGCGGACGTTTCATGGTCAGGAAGGACAAGGCCGGCAACGAATACGGCTTCTGCCGCTTGCCTAACGGGCGCCTGTGCGAGGAATGGGCGCTGTTTCGCGACAACAAATGCATCGGCCCAAAGGCCGCGATGCGCCGCAAATAG
- a CDS encoding DMT family transporter produces the protein MSEPHSHSHLWPGVPLALFSAALFGATPPLSKLLLNSVSPFMLAGLLYLGAGIGLALYRLFRGKQAAAGEAQLAARDFPWLALAIGMGGILAPVLLMFGLSLNTASSSALLLNLEGLATMAIAWLVYRENVDRRLLVGAFAILAGAVLLSWQGEGVAFNLGALLVAGACLAWGLDNNFTRKISATDPVVIAMLKGLVAGAANVGLALAAGASFPAISIVAATAAVGFLGIGVSLVMFILALRHLGTARTGAYYSLAPFIGALLAIVILGDAVTFKLALAGLLMGIGLWLHLSERHDHEHDHEALEHEHSHVHDEHHQHDHDGPVSEPHSHWHRHAPMRHRHPHYPDLHHRHGHG, from the coding sequence ATGTCAGAGCCGCACTCGCATTCCCATCTGTGGCCCGGCGTGCCGCTTGCCCTGTTTTCGGCCGCATTGTTTGGCGCCACGCCGCCCCTTTCCAAGCTGCTGCTCAACAGCGTCAGCCCCTTCATGCTGGCTGGCCTGCTCTATCTCGGCGCGGGCATTGGCCTTGCTCTCTATCGCCTGTTTCGCGGCAAACAGGCCGCGGCCGGCGAAGCGCAACTGGCCGCCAGGGATTTCCCCTGGCTGGCGCTGGCGATCGGCATGGGCGGCATCCTCGCGCCGGTGCTGTTGATGTTCGGCCTCAGCCTCAACACGGCATCCAGTTCAGCGCTGCTGCTCAACCTGGAAGGGCTGGCGACGATGGCTATCGCCTGGCTCGTCTATCGCGAGAATGTCGACCGGCGCCTGCTGGTTGGCGCCTTCGCCATTCTGGCGGGCGCGGTACTGTTGTCATGGCAGGGTGAGGGTGTCGCCTTCAATCTCGGCGCGCTGCTAGTCGCCGGGGCCTGCCTGGCATGGGGACTGGACAACAACTTCACCCGCAAGATCTCGGCGACCGACCCGGTGGTGATCGCCATGCTGAAGGGCCTGGTGGCGGGCGCGGCCAATGTCGGGTTGGCGCTTGCTGCCGGAGCGTCGTTTCCCGCGATATCCATTGTCGCTGCCACGGCCGCCGTCGGCTTCCTTGGCATCGGCGTCAGCCTTGTGATGTTCATCCTGGCGTTGCGCCATCTTGGTACCGCGCGGACAGGCGCCTATTACTCGCTGGCTCCGTTCATTGGCGCGCTGCTGGCCATCGTCATCCTGGGCGATGCCGTCACCTTCAAGCTGGCGTTGGCGGGACTTCTGATGGGCATCGGCCTGTGGCTGCATCTGTCGGAGCGCCACGACCATGAGCACGACCACGAGGCGTTGGAACATGAGCACAGCCATGTGCATGACGAACACCACCAGCACGATCATGACGGGCCGGTGAGCGAGCCCCATTCGCACTGGCACCGGCATGCGCCGATGCGCCACCGCCATCCGCATTATCCGGACCTGCACCACAGGCACGGCCACGGCTGA
- a CDS encoding thiol-disulfide oxidoreductase DCC family protein has protein sequence MLKQTPRPELTVWYNTRCPVCDAGIARQKRRLIEAVRAGRIEFRDINLEPAALAGRGASVEDIRRRLHATDADGRLLVGADVAIAVWRITPGEGWLATLFGNPVALPLTRFAYDRFADLLYAWNRRKGRW, from the coding sequence ATGCTCAAGCAAACCCCCAGGCCTGAACTGACCGTCTGGTACAACACGCGATGCCCCGTCTGCGATGCCGGCATTGCCAGGCAGAAGCGGCGGCTGATCGAAGCGGTCAGGGCCGGGCGGATCGAATTTCGCGACATCAATCTGGAGCCGGCGGCCCTGGCCGGACGCGGCGCCTCGGTGGAGGACATCCGCCGGCGGCTGCACGCCACCGATGCGGATGGCCGCTTGCTGGTCGGCGCCGACGTCGCCATCGCCGTGTGGCGGATAACGCCAGGCGAAGGCTGGCTGGCCACGCTTTTCGGCAATCCGGTTGCCTTGCCGCTGACCCGCTTTGCCTATGATCGTTTCGCCGATCTGCTCTACGCCTGGAACCGGCGCAAGGGCCGCTGGTAG
- a CDS encoding PadR family transcriptional regulator, protein MHKDNHCGRGHFGERMFMHMAGKFGGRGGGGFGPFGHGGRGGGRGGPGDMFRAGRMLADGDLKLITLSLLAEAPRHGYDIIKALEERTSGIYSPSPGVVYPTLTFLEEAGYAVSSSEGNKKVFSITEAGRAHLADNREMIDGVLEHLERFGRKMAKARDWFGWNDDGEDRRGGRGERSETRDEFRAIRHRLRAALGEIVDAPAEKQAEAIAILEAAAEALEALSPR, encoded by the coding sequence ATGCACAAAGACAATCATTGCGGACGCGGCCATTTTGGCGAACGCATGTTCATGCACATGGCCGGCAAGTTCGGTGGCAGAGGGGGTGGCGGCTTTGGCCCGTTCGGACATGGTGGTCGCGGTGGCGGACGCGGCGGGCCGGGGGACATGTTCCGCGCCGGGCGGATGCTGGCCGACGGCGACCTCAAGCTGATCACGCTGTCGCTGCTGGCCGAGGCGCCGCGCCACGGCTACGACATCATCAAGGCGCTGGAAGAGCGCACCAGCGGCATCTATAGCCCGAGCCCGGGCGTGGTCTACCCGACGCTGACCTTCCTGGAAGAGGCTGGCTATGCCGTCTCGTCGAGCGAAGGCAACAAGAAGGTGTTCTCCATCACCGAGGCCGGCCGGGCGCATCTCGCCGACAACCGCGAGATGATCGACGGCGTGCTCGAACACCTCGAGCGTTTCGGCCGCAAGATGGCCAAGGCGCGCGACTGGTTCGGCTGGAATGACGATGGCGAGGACCGCCGTGGTGGCCGTGGCGAACGTTCGGAAACGCGCGACGAATTCCGCGCCATCCGCCACCGCCTGCGCGCGGCGCTGGGCGAGATCGTCGATGCCCCCGCTGAAAAGCAGGCCGAGGCGATCGCCATTCTAGAAGCCGCGGCGGAAGCGCTGGAAGCGCTGTCGCCCCGCTGA
- a CDS encoding YiaA/YiaB family inner membrane protein: protein MNANQTYIMFNTASVGAAYFMLGLSLWLAPVDLATKGYWAMGILLLTGSLVNLVKYRTDERLSAEMTAKIEKARNEKLISEYVGKE, encoded by the coding sequence ATGAACGCCAATCAGACCTACATCATGTTCAACACCGCCTCGGTCGGTGCCGCCTATTTCATGCTCGGCCTGTCGCTTTGGCTGGCGCCGGTCGACCTGGCGACCAAGGGTTACTGGGCCATGGGCATTTTGCTGCTCACCGGCAGCCTGGTGAACCTGGTCAAGTACCGCACGGATGAACGCCTGTCGGCCGAGATGACCGCCAAGATCGAAAAGGCGCGCAACGAAAAGCTGATCAGTGAGTATGTCGGCAAGGAATGA
- a CDS encoding PspA/IM30 family protein, which produces MLSLIRTLLDGASARAEDGLKDRFAIDLLAQRIRDAEAGLAAAKQTLATLIVRHRAEQAGLDQLERRHADLETRTISALAAGNKGLAESGAAAVAELENEREVRRATVQSLGEKTLRMRVSVERAHRRIIDLNQGMISARAIDAERKAQSRLVRSIGNSGSLNDAEELLARIKGASDPFEESGILDEIDGELRHEAIRDRLADAGHGAAVKVRAKDVLERLKTIN; this is translated from the coding sequence ATGCTTAGCCTGATCAGAACACTGCTTGATGGCGCCAGCGCACGGGCCGAGGACGGCCTCAAGGATCGCTTCGCCATCGACCTTCTGGCGCAGCGCATCCGCGACGCCGAGGCGGGTCTTGCCGCCGCCAAGCAGACGCTCGCCACGCTGATCGTGCGCCACCGTGCCGAGCAGGCCGGTCTCGACCAACTCGAGCGCCGCCATGCCGATCTGGAAACCCGCACGATCAGCGCGCTCGCCGCCGGCAACAAGGGGCTGGCCGAAAGCGGTGCCGCGGCTGTCGCCGAGTTGGAGAATGAACGCGAGGTCCGCCGCGCCACCGTGCAGAGCCTTGGCGAAAAGACGTTGCGGATGCGCGTTTCGGTGGAGCGGGCGCATCGGCGCATCATCGACCTCAACCAGGGCATGATCTCGGCCCGGGCCATCGATGCCGAGCGCAAGGCGCAGTCGCGCCTCGTCAGGTCGATCGGCAATTCTGGAAGCCTCAACGACGCCGAGGAGCTCTTGGCCCGCATCAAGGGAGCCAGCGACCCGTTCGAGGAGTCCGGCATTCTCGACGAGATCGACGGCGAGCTGCGTCACGAAGCAATCCGCGACCGGCTTGCCGACGCCGGGCACGGCGCGGCGGTGAAGGTGCGCGCCAAGGACGTGCTCGAGCGCCTGAAGACCATCAACTGA